The Argentina anserina chromosome 5, drPotAnse1.1, whole genome shotgun sequence genome includes the window AACCCAGTTTACAAATTATGACATAACATATATAGGTACTACAATTGATCAAAGTAAATCAGCATAGCATAGCATGATGGCCTTAATTATTAGTTTCTTTTGCCAAGTTAACTAAGAAGGGTGAACTTTGTTAGTCGAAATTCCCTTCCAAGCGGATTTCATTGAAGCAGTAGCAGAGTTGAGTGCAGCTTCAATATGCTTCTTGGAAGCAAGAGAGGCTGCATTCTCCATGAACTTGCCCATCTTTCTCGCACTCTCAGCAGTCTTGACAAGGCTGTCGAGTTCATGCTTCGACATGCTCTCCATTTCCTCCTCGAACCGTCTGAACTCATCCATGGCGCTCTCCATCACCGAGTCCATGTAGTCCTCAGCTTCCTGCAATGAAGCCTCTGCTTCTTCCACCTCTTGCTGCTGCTCCAGCTCCACTGCAGCCCATGACTTGTAGGCTTCGATCTCGAACAGCTTCATAAGGTCTTCGATGGTGGAGGGGTCGAAGGTCTTGTCCTGCAGGGCATGGTTGGAGAGGAAGCTGAACTGGGCGATCAGATCTTCCATTGGCAGATCTAGCTGGGTaggttagagagagagagagagagaatagtGCCTTTGTTCTGTACAAATGTGTAGACTGTAGAGAGAACGAGAAGTGGGGTTGGTGATGGGTAAGATGAGAATCATTCGTTAGGTAGAATTATATAGTAGACTCTATGGGTGTAGACGTTTAGTGTAGAATTTTGCCATAAGTTCACGTGGGGGAGGAAGCATATATGGCCAAATCACTAATGGTGGACAGAATATATGTAGCAGGGGGTAGAGACTTTTAGGCGACGACAATGGGAAGTGGGAATCGAAATTGGATAAAACTGGTTCATCTGTGCCGGAAACCTCAATTGTTCGGTAATGGACTTATCTAAGTCCTTTAATGGTTGAGGGGTACATGCGATAAATTACATATCTCAATTAATACTCTGCAAGTATATATTGTGAGTGTTCGTGAAACTTTAATTAAAACTCACAAGTGTACGAATCGTCATTAGTATAATATGCAAGTATGAGGTCGTTCCATCTAGGGATTGAGAATTATAATCCTAACTTAATTGCTCTAAACTAATAACAtaaattttaggttttcaaataacaaattataaa containing:
- the LOC126793537 gene encoding uncharacterized protein LOC126793537, translating into MEDLIAQFSFLSNHALQDKTFDPSTIEDLMKLFEIEAYKSWAAVELEQQQEVEEAEASLQEAEDYMDSVMESAMDEFRRFEEEMESMSKHELDSLVKTAESARKMGKFMENAASLASKKHIEAALNSATASMKSAWKGISTNKVHPS